A DNA window from Calliphora vicina chromosome 1, idCalVici1.1, whole genome shotgun sequence contains the following coding sequences:
- the LOC135963734 gene encoding V-type proton ATPase 116 kDa subunit a 1-like yields MGDMFRSEEMALCQMFIQPEAAYTSVSELGETGCVQFRDLNSGVNAFQRKFVTEVRRCDELERKIRYIEAEIKKDGITLHDILDDIPKAPNPREIIDLEAHLEKTENEILELAQNEVNLKSNYLELTELRKVLENTQGFFSDQEVLNLDSSNRGVGGVVVDDAAAAQNRGRLGFVAGVINRERVFAFERMLWRISRGNVFLKRSDLEEPLNDPSTGHPIYKTVFVAFFQGEQLKNRIKKVCTGFHASMYPCPSSHTERDEMVKGVRTRLEDLKLVLSQTEDHRSRVLATVSKNLPSWSIMVKKMKAIYHTLNLFNMDVTKKCLIGECWVPTKDLPVVQKALSDGSAAVGSTIPSFLNVIDTNEQPPTFNRTNKFTRGFQNLIDAYGIASYRECNPALYTCITFPFLFAVMFGDLGHGFILTLFGGWMCMFEKTLCRTKGGEIWNIFFGGRYIILLMGIFSCYTGFIYNDVFSKSMNIFGSTWSVRYNTSTVLTNPSLQLNPEYHVEGVYPIGLDPIWQMADNKIIFLNTYKMKLSIITGVIHMIFGVCMSVVNFVHFKRVSSIFLEFLPQILFLVLLFGYMVFMMFFKWIQYNAKTDFQPNTPGCAPSVLIMFINMMLFKNTPPPAGCNEYMFDSQSTIERVFVFIALICIPWMLLGKPMYIKFTRKNKEHAKHNGELTGNMELNEGETQLPTAAESHEGGAHGHDDEPMSEIYIHQAIHTIEYVLSTISHTASYLRLWALSLAHAQLSEVLWNMVLSLGLKQKGYGGVIFVFLIFGAWCLFTLAILVMMEGLSAFLHTLRLHWVEFMSKFYEGLGYAFQPFSFKAILDGEEEE; encoded by the exons ATGGGGGACATGTTCCGGAGTGAGGAAATGGCTTTATGCCAAATGTTTATACAGCCTGAAGCCGCCTATACATCGGTTTCCGAATTGGGTGAAACTGGTTGTGTACAATTTCGTGAT TTAAACAGCGGTGTTAATGCATTCCAACGTAAATTCGTCACCGAGGTACGTCGTTGCGATGAATTGGAACGTAAAATTCGTTACATTGAGGCCGAAATCAAAAAGGACGGCATCACATTGCACGATATTTTGGATGATATCCCCAAGGCACCCAATCCAAGAGAAATCATTGACTTGGAAGCTCATTTGGAGAAGACCGAAAACGAGATTTTGGAATTGGCCCAAAACGAAGTCAATTTGAAATCAAACTATTTGGAATTGACCGAATTGCGTAAGGTATTGGAGAATACCCAGGGTTTCTTTTCCGACCAGGAAGTGCTCAATTTGGACTCTAGCAATCGTGGAGTAGGTGGTGTGGTCGTTGACGATGCTGCTGCTGCTCAAAATCGCGGCCGTTTGGGTTTCGTTGCCGGTGTTATTAATCGCGAGCGTGTCTTTGCCTTTGAACGCATGTTGTGGCGTATTTCCCGTGGTAATGTTTTCCTTAAACGTTCCGATTTGGAGGAGCCCTTGAATGATCCCAGCACTGGTCATCCCATCTACAAGACCGTGTTCGTTGCTTTCTTCCAGGGTGAACAATTGAAGAATCGCATCAAGAAAGTGTGCACCGGTTTCCATGCCTCTATGTATCCTTGCCCCAGCTCTCACACCGAACGTGACGAAATGGTCAAGGGAGTACGCACTCGCTTGGAagatttgaaattggttttaagCCAAACTGAGGATCATCGTAGCCGCGTTTTGGCCACCGTCTCCAAGAATTTGCCATCCTGGTCCATCATGGTCAAGAAAATGAAGGCCATCTATCACACCTTGAACTTGTTCAACATGGACGTCACCAAGAAATGCCTGATTGGTGAGTGCTGGGTTCCCACCAAGGATTTGCCAGTTGTACAGAAGGCCTTGTCCGATGGTTCGGCTGCTGTGGGTAGTACCATACCATCATTCTTGAATGTCATTGACACCAATGAACAGCCACCTACATTCAATCGCACCAACAAATTCACTCGTGGTTTCCAAAACTTAATCGATGCCTACGGTATTGCCTCGTACCGTGAGTGTAATCCTGCCTTGTACACTTGCATTACATTCCCCTTCTTGTTTGCTGTCATGTTTGGCGATTTGGGTCACGGTTTCATTCTGACCCTTTTCGGTGGCTGGATGTGCATGTTTGAGAAAACTTTGTGCCGCACCAAGGGCGGTGAAATCTGGAACATTTTCTTCGGCGGTCGCTACATCATCTTGCTTATGGGTATATTCTCCTGCTACACTGGTTTCATTTACAATGACGTTTTCTCCAAATCTATGAACATCTTTGGTTCAACATGGTCAGTACGATACAATACCTCCACGGTTTTGACAAATCCATCGCTACAACTGAATCCAGAGTATCATGTCGAAGGCGTCTATCCCATCGGTTTGGATCCCATCTGGCAAATGGCtgacaataaaattattttcttaaacacatacaaaatgAAATTGTCCATTATTACCGGTGTAATTCACATGATCTTTGGTGTCTGCATGTCGGTCGTCAACTTTGTTCACTTCAAACGTGTGTCCAGCATCTTCTTGGAATTTTTGCCTCAAATTCTTTTCTTGGTTTTGCTGTTCGGTTACATGGTCTTCATGATGTTCTTCAAGTGGATCCAATACAATGCTAAGACCGACTTCCAGCCCAATACACCCGGCTGCGCCCCCTCCGTCTTGATTATGTTCATCAACATGATGTTGTTCAAGAACACACCACCACCAGCAGGCTGCAACGAGTACATGTTCGACAGCCAATCTACCATTGAGAGAGTATTTGTGTTCATTGCCTTGATTTGCATTCCCTGGATGTTGTTGGGCAAACcaatgtacattaaattcacCCGTAAAAATAAGGAACAT GCTAAACATAACGGCGAACTGACTGGCAATATGGAGTTAAACGAAGGTGAAACTCAATTGCCAACTGCCGCTGAAAGTCATGAAGGTGGTGCCCACGGTCATGACGACGAGCCAATGAGTGAAATTTACATTCACCAAGCCATTCACACCATTGAATATGTGCTCAGTACCATTTCTCACACCGCTTCATATTTGCGTTTGTGGGCCTTGTCTTTGGCTCATGCTC aattaTCTGAAGTATTGTGGAACATGGTGTTGTCTTTGGGTCTTAAACAAAAGGGCTATGGCGGTGTTATTTTCGTGTTCTTAATCTTCGGTGCCTGGTGTCTCTTTACTTTGGCCATCTTGGTTATGATGGAAGGTCTATCTGCTTTCTTGCACACCTTACGTTTGCACTG GGTTGAATTTATGAGCAAATTCTACGAGGGTTTGGGCTATGCCTTCCAACCCTTCAGCTTCAAAGCCATTTTGGATGGCGAAGAAGAGGAATAA
- the LOC135963735 gene encoding V-type proton ATPase 116 kDa subunit a1-like translates to MGDMFRSEKMSLCQIFLQPEAAYASLAELGESGCVQFRDMNEGTTSYLRKYVSEVRRCDEMERKIRFIESEIKKDDLHMPELMEIPPAPKPREMIDLEGHLEKCEKEITELSQNDVNLKSNYLELTEMLRVLEKTQDFFAEQAVVNMELNKQNEHHHHEAGGHLGFVAGVVNREREFAFERMLWRVARGNAYLKKSPLEESLKDPKTGNKMYKTVFVVFFQGEQLRSRIKKVCTGFHASMYPCPNEHDEREGMIKGLRTRIEDLQVVLKQTEDQRTCVLVAVSKQLAAWEVMVKKMKAVYFTLNMLSQDVTSKCLIGECWVPTRDLENVQACLAEGSAAVGSTVPSFLNVVETNDRPPTYNRTNKFTRGFQNLIDAYGVATYREANPALYTCITFPFLFAVMFGDMGHGFILLLFGAWMVIWEKSLGRKKGGEIWNIFFGGRYIILLMGIFAVYTGFTYNDCFSKSFNVFGSTWRVRYNTTTVLTNPQGLTLNPSYATTGVYVWGMDPIWQLADNKIIFLNTYKMKLSIIFGVLHMVFGVCMSVVNFVYFKRYASILLEFLPQIIFLLMLFGYMVFMMFYKWVKYSPTTSYQPDTPGCAPSVLIMFINMMLFKSTPPLPGCDEFMFDKQSTLEMAFVVVAVICIPWMLIGKPLYIKYTRDHKPVHPDDFTSTDTLEMVEGDTAVVVEVIQTSNKDSDNAGHDHDEEPMSEIWIHQAIHTIEYVLSTISHTASYLRLWALSLAHAQLSEVLWTMVLSLGLQLKGYTGSIGLFFIFAIWVFFTLAIMVMMEGLSAFLHTLRLHWVEFMSKFYEGAGYIFQPFSFKAILEAEDEA, encoded by the exons ATGGGGGACATGTTTCGCAGTGAGAAAATGTCCTTGTGCCAAATCTTCCTGCAACCGGAAGCGGCCTATGCCTCGTTGGCAGAGTTGGGAGAGAGTGGCTGTGTACAATTTCGTGAT ATGAACGAAGGCACTACATCGTATCTGCGTAAATACGTTTCGGAAGTAAGACGCTGTGACGAAATGGAGCGTAAGATACGTTTTATAGAAAGTGAAATCAAAAAAGATGATCTGCATATGCCAGAGTTAATGGAGATACCACCAGCACCCAAGCCCAGAGAAATGATCGATTTGGAGGGTCATTTGGAAAAGTGCGAAAAGGAAATAACGGAGTTATCGCAAAACGATGTCAATCTTAAGTCCAACTATTTGGAATTAACCGAAATGTTAAGGGTTTTGGAGAAAACACAAGACTTCTTTGCCGAACAAGCCGTGGTGAATATGGAGTTGAATAAACAAAACGAACATCATCATCACGAAGCTGGTGGTCATTTGGGTTTTGTGGCGGGTGTGGTGAATCGCGAGAGAGAGTTTGCTTTCGAGCGTATGCTGTGGCGTGTAGCACGCGGTAATGCCTACCTCAAAAAATCACCCTTGGAGGAGTCCTTGAAGGATCCTAAAACAGGCAATAAAATGTATAAGACTGTGTTTGTGGTCTTCTTCCAGGGCGAACAATTGAGAAGTAGAATAAAGAAAGTGTGTACCGGTTTCCATGCCTCCATGTATCCTTGTCCCAATGAGCATGATGAACGTGAGGGTATGATTAAGGGTTTGCGTACCAGAATCGAGGATTTGCAGGTGGTATTGAAACAGACCGAAGATCAACGTACTTGCGTGTTGGTGGCTGTGTCCAAACAATTGGCAGCCTGGGAAGTCATGGTAAAGAAAATGAAGGCAGTGTACTTCACATTGAATATGTTGAGTCAAGATGTGACCAGTAAATGTTTGATTGGAGAATGTTGGGTACCTACTAGAGATTTGGAAAATGTTCAGGCCTGTTTAGCGGAGGGTTCTGCTGCGGTAGGCAGTACAGTACCTTCTTTCCTAAATGTGGTTGAAACCAATGATCGGCCGCCCACCTACAATCGTACCAACAAGTTCACTAGAGGCTTCCAAAATCTTATTGATGCCTATGGTGTGGCCACTTATCGTGAAGCCAATCCCGCTCTATATACTTGCATTACATTTCCCTTCCTCTTTGCTGTGATGTTTGGTGACATGGGCCATGGTTTTATTCTGCTGCTTTTCGGTGCCTGGATGGTTATTTGGGAAAAGTCTTTGGGTCGCAAAAAGGGTGGAgaaatttggaatattttctttGGTGGTCGCTACATTATCTTGCTCATGGGTATCTTTGCTGTCTACACTGGATTCACGTACAATGATTGTTTCTCCAAGTCATTCAATGTATTTGGCTCCACATGGCGTGTGCGTTATAACACAACCACCGTGCTAACAAATCCCCAGGGTCTTACTTTGAATCCCAGTTATGCGACCACCGGAGTTTATGTATGGGGCATGGATCCGATTTGGCAGTTGGCTGATAACAAGATTATCTTCTTAAATACCTACAAAATGAAACTGTCTATTATTTTTGGTGTCCTGCACATGGTATTTGGTGTTTGCATGTCGGTggtgaattttgtttatttcaaacgTTATGCCAGTATTTTGCTGGAATTTTTGCCACAGATTATTTTCCTGCTAATGTTGTTCGGTTACATGGTCTTCATGATGTTCTACAAATGGGTAAAATATTCGCCCACCACCTCTTATCAACCGGACACTCCGGGTTGTGCACCTTCCGTGCTGATTATGTTCATTAACATGATGCTGTTTAAGAGTACTCCCCCCTTGCCAGGCTGCGATGAGTTTATGTTTGACAAACAGTCCACACTAGAAATGGCATTTGTGGTTGTGGCCGTGATTTGTATTCCCTGGATGTTGATTGGCAAACCTTTGTACATCAAGTACACCAGAGATCATAAACCAGTG caTCCTGATGATTTCACCTCCACAGACACTTTGGAAATGGTAGAAGGTGATACCGCTGTTGTGGTGGAAGTTATTCAAACATCCAACAAAGATTCGGATAATGCTGGTCATGACCATGATGAAGAACCCATGAGTGAGATATGGATTCATCAGGCTATTCATACCATTGAATATGTGCTCAGTACCATTTCTCACACCGCTTCATATTTGCGTTTGTGGGCCTTGTCCTTGGCTCATGCTC AATTATCTGAGGTTTTATGGACTATGGTTTTATCATTGGGCCTGCAGCTTAAGGGTTACACCGGTTCCATTGGCctcttctttatttttgccATTTGGGTGTTCTTTACACTCGCCATTATGGTCATGATGGAGGGCTTGTCAGCCTTTTTACATACTTTACGTTTGCATTG gGTCGAATTCATGAGCAAATTTTATGAAGGCGCTGGTTACATCTTCCAACCATTTAGTTTTAAGGCCATTTTAGAGGCTGAAGATGaggcttaa
- the LOC135952522 gene encoding uncharacterized protein LOC135952522 gives MSWLRSLYFHGVLLLFAHLVWADVIVQLNINRPINDVSDKFVSFTMKPEDLYKALDGSNRKTITRMASMLSHSHVKFVGDYYFAAKTEGIRLRNPTKIVWKGFNKWTKAVNWSMIIPVPYKPDNWDAMQALKILDTSQMVGIDEAIWQLGTDFGSSRAADYVSELKTFNLMVESFKQSVTNWQTMGADISAGSSPDETRRYVEMSRDLNAAYGWIQSEDMFSSNSVGSPISDRDPALKVLFKANVPVWLSLPKKKVLSTHLDDEVIDGLNWAQTMGDAANLGFESIFKPLSLDDLEKPKYGFYVTALFKKIMGSRVYPARPLGVFGRNNKLYTHCANMVSGGLAFMVTNKQEQPLQITVRSMNKLQDSEVWQYALTMSNGHVMLNNKKLWVNSTLMPEIRRKHTKSMLQLKMPGLSVSFWVLPNANLEHCQFTEVETPVVPAEETNQKIKRYSSTDRLLKELIKESSKPPLSPLASLIRRHRRSVDTDADRFKRFILEGSRDEVKPLANFAGNIVQEMKSPLKRDIFSPDRRISAIKWLSNIFKEPLSLDLPLLKRNARQSDAHSGPFFMTRDGKKTAFTKKITEIKKPEKKVNKFPAEDQEFDEEKFFKNVGAQPEPEYVRVPEGDVFLSKIASLDGEDTEDELKIETKKSNKAKAPTKEIVSEMKPLRLLPTEFFEALPASPLKPVANKLNIGSALNSLLFSDPFGKSYGKASKNVFGKNFDLKEDPIATEIVEPEIHKDLDIEAETNDEDDFVQAQIDITQKALKNKDAIEEDEEIAAKDVEDLLDATEERTSEKTKPLYSNFLSSDSLNFFGESTKTEADEDVDVENKSVQTDSSSNGKFEELPWWDLSAKRLKRSLDTRYSADSWRNNMISKDEDPITAADELSPLRYRNFENKVDEVVRTTNNKNTNKIDVDDDGSIGKRIVKTFKEQVTKLVDIFSQHVNEWYNTLTKQLDSSAEETTTEGNRIA, from the exons ATGTCCTGGCTCAGGAGTTTATATTTCCATGGAGTGTTGTTATTATTCGCCCATTTAGTCTGGGCTGATGTTATAGTGCAATTGAATATAAATCGTCCCATTAATGATGTCAGTGATAAATTTGTTAGTTTTACCATGAAACCAGAGGATTTATATAAGGCCTTAGATGGTTCTAATAG aaaaactaTAACACGCATGGCCTCCATGTTGAGCCATTCTCATGTTAAATTTGTGGGTGATTATTATTTTGCGGCCAAGACCGAAGGTATACGTTTAAGAAatccaacaaaaattgtttggaagGGCTTCAATAAGTGGACCAA AGCCGTCAATTGGTCTATGATTATACCGGTGCCATATAAACCCGACAATTGGGATGCCATGCAggctttgaaaattttagatacTTCACAGATGGTGGGTATTGATGAGGCTATCTGGCAGTTGGGCACTG atttcGGTTCTTCCCGTGCGGCGGACTATGTAAGCGAACTGAAGACCTTTAATTTAATGGTGGAGTCATTTAAACAATCTGTTACCAATTGGCAAACTATGGGTGCCGATATTTCGGCTGGTAGTAGTCCGGATGAAACGCGTCGTTATGTGGAGATGTCTAGGGATTTGAATGCGGCTTATGGTTGGATTCA ATCCGAAGATATGTTCTCAAGCAACAGTGTAGGATCCCCCATATCCGACCGAGATCCTGCTCTTAAAGTCTTATTTAAAGCAAATGTTCCCGTTTGGCTGTCGCTGCCCAAAAAGAAAGTCCTCTCAACACATCTGGATGATGAGGTCATTGATGGACTTAACTGGGCTCAGACAATGGGTGATGCTGCCAATTTGGGTTTCGAATCCATATTTAAACCTCTCAGCCTAGATGATTTGGAAAAACCCAAGTATGGCTTCTATGTAACGGCATTGTTCAAAAAGATAATGGGCTCTCGTGTTTATCCCGCCCGACCTTTGGGTGTGTTTGGTCGCAACAATAAATTGTATACCCACTGTGCCAATATGGTATCGGGCGGTCTAGCTTTTATGGTGACCAATAAGCAGGAGCAACCATTACAGATAACTGTTAGATCCATGAACAAACTACAAGATTCAGAGGTATGGCAATATGCCCTGACCATGTCCAATGGTCATGTtatgctaaataataaaaagttgtgGGTGAATTCTACCCTAATGCCTGAGATCAGAAGGAAACACACCAAATCAATGTTGCAATTGAAGATGCCCGGTTTGTCGGTGAGTTTTTGGGTTTTGCCCAATGCCAACTTGGAACACTGTCAATTTACTGAAGTCGAGACACCGGTGGTGCCAGCTGAGGAGaccaatcaaaaaattaaacgtTATTCATCCACCGATCGCTTGTTAAAGGAACTAATTAAAGAATCGTCCAAACCTCCTCTCTCACCCTTGGCCAGTCTTATTAGAAGACATCGCAGATCAGTGGATACAGATGCAGACAGATTTAAACGCTTTATTTTAGAAGGCTCAAGGGATGAGGTTAAACCTTTGGCCAATTTTGCCGGAAACATTGTACAAGAAATGAAGTCGCCGCTTAAAAGGGATATTTTTTCACCAGACCGCAGAATTTCAGCCATAAAATGGTTAAGCAACATCTTTAAAGAACCCCTAAGTTTGGATTTGCCATTGCTAAAGAGAAATGCCCGCCAATCGGATGCCCATTCAGGACCCTTCTTTATGACTCGTGATGGTAAAAAGACTGCCTTTACCAAGAAGATCACGGAGATTAAAAAACCCGAAAAGAAAGTCAATAAATTTCCTGCagaagaccaagaatttgaTGAGGAAAAGTTCTTTAAAAATGTGGGTGCACAGCCCGAGCCAGAATATGTTCGTGTACCCGAAGGAGATGTGTTCCTAAGTAAAATAGCCTCTCTAGATGGTGAAGATACAGAAGATGAGCTGAAAATAGAAACCAAAAAGTCCAACAAAGCCAAGGCCCCAACTAAAGAAATTGTTAGTGAAATGAAACCATTGCGTCTCTTGCCCACAGAATTCTTTGAAGCCTTACCCGCTAGTCCCCTTAAACCTGTGGCCAATAAGCTCAATATTGGTTCTGCCTTGAATTCCCTGCTTTTCTCGGATCCCTTCGGCAAGAGCTATGGCAAAGCTAGCAAAAATGTATTTGGCAAAAACTTTGATCTGAAAGAAGATCCTATTGCAACGGAAATTGTAGAACCGGAAATCCACAAGGATTTAGATATTGAGGCAGAAACCAATGATGAAGATGATTTTGTGCAAGCTCAAATCGATATAACCCAAAAAGCCTTAAAAAACAAGGATGCAATAGAGGAAGATGAAGAAATTGCCGCCAAAGATGTTGAAGATTTATTGGATGCCACCGAAGAGAGAACCTCGGAAAAAACAAAACCTTTATATTCCAATTTTCTATCCTCTGATAGTTTAAATTTCTTTGGTGAATCTACCAAAACCGAGGCGGACGAGGATGTTGATGTCGAAAACAAATCTGTACAAACTGACAGCTCTAGCAATGGTAAATTTGAGGAATTACCTTGGTGGGATCTATCAGccaagcgcttaaaacgctcgCTGGACACTCGTTATTCGGCCGATTCGTGGCGTAATAATATGATTAGTAAAGATGAAGATCCCATAACAGCTGCTGATGAATTATCACCATTACGTTAccgaaatttcgaaaataaagtgGATGAGGTCGTACGCACtaccaataataaaaatacaaataaaatcgaCGTTGACGATGATGGTTCAATTGGCAAAAGAATTGTGAAGACTTTTAAGGAACAAGTAACAAAATTGGTGGATATTTTCTCGCAACATGTCAATGAATGGTACAATACATTGACGAAACAATTGGATAGTAGTGCTGAGGAAACCACTACGGAAGGCAATCGTATAGCGTAA